Proteins encoded in a region of the Nicotiana tomentosiformis chromosome 9, ASM39032v3, whole genome shotgun sequence genome:
- the LOC104118609 gene encoding nuclear transcription factor Y subunit B-5-like → MAQNDEGSNSKEQDRLLPIANVGRIMKQILPPNAKISKEAKETVQECVSEFIGFVTGEASEKCRKERRKTVNGDDVCWALGTLGFDDYGGAMKRFLHRYRENEGEKVNQERVDNNSGELEERPIGGSQPRNYNLD, encoded by the coding sequence ATGGCTCAAAACGATGAAGGAAGTAATAGCAAGGAACAAGATCGTTTGTTGCCTATAGCCAACGTTGGTCGTATAATGAAACAAATATTACCACCAAATGCAAAAATCTCAAAAGAAGCAAAAGAAACAGTGCAAGAATGTGTATCTGAGTTCATCGGATTTGTGACCGGTGAAGCATCGGAGAAGTGCCGGAAAGAACGCCGGAAAACGGTGAACGGCGACGACGTTTGTTGGGCTTTGGGAACTCTAGGGTTTGATGATTATGGTGGTGCAATGAAGAGGTTTTTACATAGGTATAGAGAGAATGAAGGTGAGAAAGTAAATCAAGAAAGAGTTGACAATAATAGTGGAGAATTGGAGGAACGTCCAATAGGAGGATCTCAGCCAAGAAACTATAATCTCGATTAA
- the LOC138898559 gene encoding uncharacterized protein, with the protein MAKISKLVPQKENASSSRPAGDKTPAEPRPEECVSGGVEDATGLSDLEVSRKDSGEASSLFSEAQQALNRASALHREAFSWSPAELRRCEVDLRGLTEEMNALKLLCGQKEKETKDLRAELAKAHQDQIDLIEQAESQLQGMREKISIQAKKIEELKARLASKLAKAKSEAEKAKAEAEVIVAVYRDNAEAAQVQAREAAETAQTRAYWIGKLAKCPSRRETLKEIHARGFDLTNEIVKARDHEAEAGALATSDNDDDDDGSKSGSENGEDRDGEDAAPREDQEP; encoded by the exons atggcaaaaatatcaaaacttgttcctcaaaaggaaaacgcTTCTTCATCGCGGCCGGCCGGCGACAAGACACCGGCGGAGCCCCGCCCCGAGGAGTGTGTTTCTGGGGG GGTCGAAGATGCTACTGGCCTGAGCGACTTGGAGGTATCGAGGAAGGACTCGGGCGAGGCATCAAGCCTTTTCAGCGAAGCGcaacaagctctgaatcgg GCCTCGGCACTTCATCGGGAAGCATTTTCTTGGTCTCCAGCTGAGCTGAGGCGGTGTGAGGTTGACCTCcgagggctcacggaggagaTGAATGCCCTTAAACTTCTCTGTGGGCAAAAAGAAAAGGAGACCAAGGatctccgagccgagttggccaaggctcaccaagatcagatcgacctaatcgagcag GCCGAAAGTCAGCTTCAAGGCATGAGGGAGAAAATCTcaattcaggcaaagaaaatagaggagctaaaggctcggttggcttctaaacttgcaaaggccaagtctgaagccgaaaaggcaaaggccgaggcagaggtgatcgtggccgtctatcgggacAATGCTGAAGCCGCccaagtccaagcgagagaggcagccgagaccgctcaaactcgagcatattggattggCAAACTCGCCAAATGCccatctcggagggaaaccctcaaggagatccacgctcgaggtttcgatcttaccaacGAGATAGTAAAGGCTAGAGATCATGAAGCCGAAGCTGGAGCGCTGGCCACTtccgataatgatgatgatgatgatggcagcaagagcgggtctGAGAATGGGGAGGATCGCGATGGAGAAGACGCTGCCCCCAGAGAAGATCAAGAACCTTAG